A window of Hyperolius riggenbachi isolate aHypRig1 chromosome 1, aHypRig1.pri, whole genome shotgun sequence contains these coding sequences:
- the LOC137504023 gene encoding alcohol dehydrogenase 1-like isoform X2 has product MNAVGKMVSTGICRTDDHASHGTFQGVEYPVILGHEGAGIIESVGKSVTNLKPGDNVIPLCLPQCDECTACVNPDSNYCFKSHFMESQNLLPDKTSRFSCKGKTVHHFLWTSTFSEYIVMPANAVAKIDDKAPMDKACVFGCAFCTGYGAAVQTAKVKPGTTCAVFGLGGIGLSAIIGCKVSGASRIFAIDTNSSKFEKAKQFGATDCINPKDHSKPIQEVIKEMTGHGVHYSIECIGNIEVMKAALECTHAAYGTAVVMGMAPHNERITIDPVLLVTGRTWKGSILGGFKSRDTMPQLVSDYMAGKFNIDGLVTHTLPFTQINEGFELLRSGKSIRTVLLF; this is encoded by the exons ATGGTGAGCACAGGAATATGTCGGACTGATGACCACGCTAGCCATGGGACATTTCAAGGGGTGGAATATCCGGTTATTCTGGGCCATGAAGGAGCTGGAATAATTGAAAGTGTCGGAAAAAGCGTAACTAACCTAAAACCAG GAGATAATGTGATTCCACTTTGCcttcctcagtgtgatgagtgcaCTGCTTGTGTAAATCCAGACAGCAATTATTGCTTTAAGTCACA CTTTATGGAATCACAGAATCTTCTGCCTGACAAGACATCCAGGTTCTCATGCAAGGGGAAAACAGTGCATCATTTTTTATGGACCAGCACCTTCTCTGAATACATTGTGATGCCTGCCAATGCTGTTGCAAAGATTGATGACAAGGCACCCATGGACAAGGCCTGTGTTTTTGGGTGTGCTTTTTGCACAGGATATGGGGCTGCTGTTCAAACTGCCAAG GTCAAGCCTGGCACCACTTGTGCTGTATTTGGATTGGGTGGCATTGGGCTGTCTGCTATAATTGGATGTAAGGTTTCTGGAGCATCAAGAATTTTCGCCATAGATACAAACAGCAGCAAGTTTGAAAAAGCAAAGCAGTTTGGAGCCACTGACTGCATCAATCCCAAAGATCACAGCAAACCAATCCAGGAGGTGATAAAAGAAATGACAGGACATGGAGTTCATTATTCCATTGAATGCATTGGCAATATAGAAGTTATG AAAGCAGCTCTAGAGTGTACTCATGCTGCTTATGGAACCGCTGTGGTCATGGGCATGGCGCCCCATAATGAAAGGATTACAATTGACCCTGTTCTACTTGTCACAGGACGTACATGGAAAGGCAGTATACTGGGGG GGTTTAAAAGTCGTGACACAATGCCCCAGTTGGTTTCTGACTACATGGCGGGAAAGTTTAACATAGATGGCTTAGTGACTCATACATTGCCATTCACTCAAATAAATGAAGGTTTTGAACTTCTGAGATCTGGAAAGAG